A region of Odocoileus virginianus isolate 20LAN1187 ecotype Illinois unplaced genomic scaffold, Ovbor_1.2 Unplaced_Scaffold_32, whole genome shotgun sequence DNA encodes the following proteins:
- the LOC110122464 gene encoding LOW QUALITY PROTEIN: olfactory receptor 4C15-like (The sequence of the model RefSeq protein was modified relative to this genomic sequence to represent the inferred CDS: deleted 1 base in 1 codon) — protein sequence MQNHSFVIGFVLLGVSQSPDVQKTIFVVILLIYIALTRGNLLIVVIISNSPALWDSPMYYFLDFLSFLDACFSSVIAQRMIVDSLHERKTISFEGCMTQLFAEHFFAGVGVIVLSTMAYDFYVANCKPLHYSSIMNHRLCVLLMVVAWTRGFVHSMIQILFIFQLPFCGPNITDHFMCDLYPLLEPACTNTHVFGLLVVTNSGFICILISLLLVSYGVILLSLRTHSSEGQQKALSTCGSHIAAVVLFFIPCIFVHARPPSAFSFDKMVAIFYTILTPLLNPLIYMFRNKEVKSAMRKVWTRITVISNEK from the exons ATGCAAAACCACAGCTTTGTAATTGGGTTTGTACTTTtgggggtctcacagagtccAGATGTGCAGAAAACAATATTTGTTGTAATCTTGTTAATTTACATTGCA TTAACCAGGGGGAACTTGCTAATTGTGGTGATCATCAGTAACAGCCCAGCACTCTGGGACTCCCCCATGTACTACTTCCTGGATTTTCTGTCCTTCCTGGATGCATGCTTCTCCTCTGTCATTGCCCAAAGGATGATTGTGGACTCTCTCCATGAAAGGAAAACCATTTCCTTCGAAGGCTGCATGACCCAGCTCTTTGCTGAACACTTctttgctggggtgggggtgattGTCCTCAGCACCATGGCCTATGACTTCTATGTGGCCAACTGCAAACCCTTGCACTATTCTTCTATCATGAACCACAGACTCTGTGTCCTTCTGATGGTGGTAGCCTGGACAAGGGGCTTTGTTCATTCCATGATACAGATTCTCTTCATTTTCCAGCTGCCTTTCTGTGGCCCCAACATCACTGATCACTTTATGTGTGACTTGTACCCATTGTTGGAGCCTGCCTGCACTAACACTCACGTCTTTGGCCTTTTGGTAGTCACCAACAGTGGGTTTATCTGCATCCTAATCTCCTTGTTGCTTGTCTCCTATGGGGTCATCCTGCTGTCTCTGAGAACCCATAGCTCTGAAGGGCAGCAGAAAGCCCTCTCCACCTGCGGATCTCACATTGCTGCTGTGGTTTTATTCTTCATCCCATGCATATTTGTGCATGCACGACCTCCATCTGCTTTCTCCTTTGACAAAATGGTAGCCATATTTTACACCATCTTAACTCCCTTGCTCAATCCTTTGATTTATATGTTCAGAAATAAGGAAGTGAAAAGTGCCATGAGGAAAGTGTGGACCAGAATAACAGTGatttctaatgaaaaataa